A region from the Aegilops tauschii subsp. strangulata cultivar AL8/78 chromosome 5, Aet v6.0, whole genome shotgun sequence genome encodes:
- the LOC109778568 gene encoding vacuolar iron transporter 2, which produces MVKPVQDEENQRLLLDDHKEKHFTSGEVVRDIIIGVSDGLTVPFALAAGLSGADASSSLVLTAGLAEVAAGAISMGLGGYLAAKSDADHYYRELQREQDEIDTVPDTEAAEIADILSEYGLGPEEYGPVVTSLRNNPKAWLEFMMKFELGLEKPDPRRALTSAATIALAYVVGGMVPLSPYMFVASVDSAMMTSVVVTLAALLFFGYVKGRFTGNRPFLSAIQTAIIGALASSAAYGMAKAVQAI; this is translated from the exons ATGGTGAAGCCTGTGCAGGACGAGGAGAACCAGAGGCTGCTCCTCGACGACCACAAGGAGAAGCACTTCACCTCCGGCGAGGTGGTCCGGGACATCATCATCGGCGTCTCCGACGGCCTCACCGTGCCCTTCGCCCTCGCCGCCGGCCTGTCCGGCGCCGACGCGTCTTCCTCGCTCGTGCTCACCGCCGGGCTCGCCGAGGTCGCCGCCGGCGCCATCTCCATGGGGCTCGGAGG GTACCTCGCCGCTAAGAGCGACGCCGACCACTACTACCGGGAGCTGCAGCGCGAGCAGGACGAGATCGACACCGTCCCGGACACAG AGGCCGCAGAGATCGCGGACATACTCTCTGAGTACGGGCTGGGCCCCGAGGAGTACGGGCCGGTCGTGACCTCCCTCCGCAACAACCCAAAGGCCTGGCTCGAGTTCATGATGAA GTTCGAGCTGGGGCTGGAGAAGCCGGACCCGCGGCGCGCGCTGACGAGCGCGGCGACGATCGCGCTGGCCTACGTCGTCGGCGGCATGGTGCCGCTCTCCCCCTACATGTTCGTGGCGTCGGTCGACAGcgccatgatgacctccgtcgtGGTCACCCTCGCCGCGCTGCTTTTCTTCGGCTACGTCAAGGGCCGCTTCACTGGGAACCGCCCGTTCCTCAGCGCCATCCAGACCGCCATCATCGGCGCGctcgcctcctccgccgcctaCGGCATGGCCAAGGCCGTGCAGGCCATCTGA